From one Lycium ferocissimum isolate CSIRO_LF1 chromosome 7, AGI_CSIRO_Lferr_CH_V1, whole genome shotgun sequence genomic stretch:
- the LOC132065467 gene encoding glucan endo-1,3-beta-glucosidase 14 gives MAILCFNSKALLLLLLSLTDLFASTLSLGIGINYGQIANNLPTPSRVSTLLRSLNVTRVKLYDADPNVLTAFANTNVEFVIGLGNENLQRMSDPQQAQSWIQQHVQPYHTQTKITCITVGNEVLTGDDMQLKSYLLPAMQGVYKALVNLGLSNDIYVAHPHSAGILENSFPPSSGSFKQDLSEYIRGMLNFHAQTKSPFLINVYPFFAYKDNPNEVPLDYVLFRPNQGTIDPATNLKYDNMLYAQIDAVYSAIKAMGYSDIPVKVSETGWPSKGDQNEFGATRENAALYNGNLFQRMQENQGTPANPSEPIDVYVFALFNENLKPGPGSERNYGLYYPDGTAVYNIGLQQGFLPRMDYSAATKNVLSSSAFLLLILLFVILF, from the exons ATGGCCATCCTCTGCTTCaactccaaggctcttctccttcttcttctttctctaacag ATTTATTTGCCAGCACACTCAGCCTTGGAATTGGAATTAACTATGGCCAAATTGCCAATAATCTACCAACACCATCACGAGTCTCGACTCTCCTCAGATCCCTCAACGTTACGAGAGTAAAACTCTACGACGCTGATCCAAACGTGTTAACAGCATTCGCGAATACAAATGTCGAATTTGTTATTGGACTTGGGAATGAGAACTTACAAAGAATGAGTGATCCTCAACAAGCTCAATCTTGGATTCAACAACATGTTCAACCTTATCATACTCAGACTAAAATCACTTGTATTACTGTTGGTAACGAGGTCTTAACGGGTGATGATATGCAGCTAAAGTCTTACCTCCTCCCGGCAATGCAAGGCGTTTATAAGGCTCTTGTTAATCTCGGCCTTAGTAATGATATATATGTGGCACATCCACACTCTGCTGGGATcttggaaaattcttttccGCCTTCCTCGGGTTCATTTAAACAAGATCTTAGTGAGTACATTCGTGGCATGCTCAATTTCCATGCCCAAACCAAGTCACCGTTCCTTATAAATGTCTATCCGTTTTTTGCATACAAAGACAACCCCAACGAAGTTCCACTTGATTATGTACTTTTCCGACCTAACCAGGGTACAATCGATCCAGCCACGAATTTAAAATACGACAACATGTTGTATGCACAAATTGATGCAGTTTATTCGGCAATTAAGGCAATGGGCTATTCAGACATTCCAGTTAAGGTGTCCGAAACTGGCTGGCCATCGAAGGGCGATCAGAATGAATTTGGAGCAACACGTGAAAACGCTGCATTATATAATGGAAATTTGTTTCAGCGTATGCAGGAAAATCAAGGGACTCCAGCTAACCCATCGGAGCCTATCGATGTTTACGTGTTTGCACTTTTTAACGAAAATTTAAAGCCTGGTCCTGGATCAGAGAGGAATTATGGCCTCTACTACCCTGATGGAACTGCAGTTTATAATATCGGGTTACAACAAGGATTTCTTCCACGTATGGATTATTCAGCTGCCACGAAAAAC GTCTTGTCTAGCTCTGCTTTTCTTCTGCTGATTCTGCTTTTCGTGATACTCTTCTGA